One region of Synechococcus sp. UW69 genomic DNA includes:
- the purM gene encoding phosphoribosylformylglycinamidine cyclo-ligase, which produces MDYKSAGVDVEAGRAFVQRIKASVEATHRPEVIGGLGGFGGLMRLPSGLRKPLLVSGTDGVGTKLELAQEHGSHHGVGIDLVAMCVNDVITSGAAPLFFLDYMATGALAPSAMAEVVEGIADGCRQSGCALLGGETAEMPGFYPKGRYDLAGFCVAVVEEDQLIDGQRIQPGDSVIGVASSGVHSNGFSLVRKVLQRANADASTVYGDDQRPLISDLLAATTLYADLVQHLLQGGCELHGMAHITGGGLPENLPRCLPEGLSARIDATSWTRPPLFRWLQDAGDIPERDLWHTFNLGIGFCLVVPAGSEGTVIDYCRVKQHQAWVIGDVASKSNDPGNTMALEGVPA; this is translated from the coding sequence ATGGATTACAAGAGCGCTGGAGTTGACGTTGAAGCCGGACGTGCGTTCGTGCAGCGCATCAAGGCCTCTGTAGAAGCCACCCACCGACCGGAAGTCATCGGAGGCCTTGGGGGATTTGGGGGGCTGATGCGCCTCCCCAGCGGCCTGCGAAAGCCCCTGCTGGTGTCGGGCACCGATGGCGTCGGAACCAAATTGGAGCTGGCCCAAGAGCATGGCAGCCATCACGGCGTGGGCATCGACCTGGTGGCGATGTGCGTCAACGATGTGATCACCTCAGGAGCAGCGCCTCTCTTTTTTCTGGATTACATGGCCACTGGCGCGCTGGCGCCGTCGGCGATGGCTGAGGTCGTGGAGGGAATCGCCGATGGATGCAGGCAAAGCGGCTGTGCCTTGCTCGGTGGAGAAACCGCGGAGATGCCGGGGTTCTATCCCAAGGGGCGCTACGACCTCGCCGGCTTTTGCGTGGCCGTCGTCGAAGAAGACCAACTCATTGACGGCCAGCGCATCCAGCCTGGCGACAGCGTGATCGGTGTGGCCAGCAGCGGCGTGCACAGCAATGGCTTCAGCCTGGTGCGCAAGGTGCTGCAACGCGCCAATGCTGATGCGAGCACCGTTTATGGCGATGACCAGCGGCCTCTGATCAGCGACCTACTGGCAGCCACAACCCTGTATGCCGACCTCGTGCAACATCTGCTGCAGGGCGGATGCGAGCTCCACGGAATGGCCCACATCACAGGCGGGGGACTACCGGAAAACCTGCCGCGGTGCCTACCAGAAGGCTTATCTGCTCGCATCGACGCCACCAGCTGGACCAGGCCTCCACTCTTCCGCTGGCTTCAGGACGCAGGAGACATTCCCGAACGGGACCTCTGGCACACGTTCAACCTCGGCATTGGTTTCTGTCTGGTTGTGCCGGCAGGGAGCGAAGGCACTGTCATCGATTACTGCCGCGTCAAACAACATCAGGCCTGGGTGATTGGCGACGTGGCGTCCAAGTCCAACGACCCGGGCAACACAATGGCTCTGGAGGGGGTGCCCGCCTGA
- a CDS encoding septal ring lytic transglycosylase RlpA family protein, whose amino-acid sequence MRVLLTVATLSGAISGSAALLPVVASDFLAVDGAERLDPLDLVVDPQVSELQATLSPAEVKKVDAPPAAELPKPKLRVVPDVVKVITGEASWYGPGFYGNRTANGEVYQPGTMTAAHRTLPFGTKVRVTNLWNGRSAVIRINDRGPFVYHRVIDLGHGAASDLGLTASGIAQVKLEVLR is encoded by the coding sequence ATGCGAGTCCTTCTGACGGTTGCCACGCTCTCCGGAGCGATTTCAGGGAGTGCTGCACTCTTGCCGGTGGTGGCAAGCGATTTTCTGGCTGTTGATGGTGCAGAACGCCTGGATCCCCTCGATCTGGTCGTCGACCCACAGGTGTCTGAGTTGCAGGCAACGCTCTCTCCTGCAGAGGTCAAGAAAGTCGATGCACCCCCTGCAGCTGAGCTCCCTAAGCCCAAGCTGAGGGTCGTCCCTGACGTCGTCAAAGTCATCACCGGAGAAGCCAGTTGGTACGGCCCCGGTTTTTATGGCAACCGAACAGCGAATGGCGAGGTCTATCAGCCCGGCACGATGACGGCGGCCCATCGCACGCTTCCCTTCGGCACCAAGGTTCGTGTGACCAATCTTTGGAACGGGCGAAGCGCTGTTATTCGCATCAATGATCGTGGGCCCTTCGTTTATCACCGTGTGATCGACCTTGGCCACGGCGCCGCCTCCGATCTTGGGCTGACCGCCTCTGGAATTGCCCAAGTCAAGCTTGAGGTGCTGCGCTGA
- a CDS encoding bifunctional pantoate--beta-alanine ligase/(d)CMP kinase, whose amino-acid sequence MSLVVLSTQAELEIFRTGLRGPLQFVPTMGGLHEGHGQLIRRAAQQGPVLVSVFVNPLQFGPTEDFDRYPRALEADRVLAQGSGANALWAPSVDTVYPGGLNSVVSRSAPAALQSHLCGASRPGHFDGVVTVVARLLQLVKPSCLWLGEKDWQQLVILRRLVADLDLNLAVQGVPTLREADGLALSSRNQYLSAADRERAAALPAALRRADQNDPKDSVRRSLSDAGLEVEYVERVDPLSLQPCGSETAISLLAAAVRCGTTRLIDHVFLMTRQPLVAIDGPAGAGKSTVTRAFAERLGLVYLDTGAMYRSVTWLVQQNGVDPLDATSIEALLNALDLQLRSLPGGGQQVLVNGQDVSDAIRSPEVTASVSAVAAHRCVRQALTAQQKAMGAKGGLVAEGRDIGTAVFPDADLKVFLTATVGERARRRALDLEQRGFPVPERSELEAQIAERDHLDSTREEAPLVQAEDAVELVTDGMSIAAVVDALVTEFRSRVAEEAWPTPAG is encoded by the coding sequence CTGAGCCTTGTTGTTCTCTCCACGCAAGCCGAGCTGGAGATCTTCCGGACTGGCCTCCGTGGACCGCTTCAATTCGTGCCCACCATGGGTGGTTTGCATGAAGGCCACGGCCAGCTGATTCGCCGAGCTGCCCAACAAGGCCCTGTTCTTGTGAGTGTGTTCGTCAACCCACTCCAATTCGGTCCTACCGAAGATTTTGACCGCTACCCGCGCGCGCTCGAGGCGGATCGGGTTTTAGCCCAAGGCAGTGGCGCCAACGCCCTCTGGGCTCCGAGTGTCGACACGGTCTACCCCGGTGGACTCAATTCAGTTGTGTCCCGGTCAGCGCCGGCCGCCCTCCAGTCCCATCTCTGCGGCGCATCCCGTCCAGGTCACTTTGATGGTGTGGTCACAGTCGTGGCCCGTCTCCTGCAGCTGGTGAAGCCCTCATGTCTTTGGTTGGGTGAAAAGGATTGGCAGCAGCTCGTGATCCTGCGCCGGCTGGTCGCTGATCTGGATTTGAACCTGGCGGTGCAGGGGGTTCCCACGCTTCGTGAAGCGGATGGCCTGGCATTGAGTTCCCGTAACCAGTACCTCTCTGCTGCGGATCGTGAGCGTGCTGCTGCTCTGCCAGCAGCTTTGCGCCGTGCTGATCAGAACGATCCCAAGGATTCAGTCCGCAGGAGCCTGTCTGATGCAGGGCTTGAGGTGGAGTATGTAGAGAGGGTCGATCCCCTCAGTCTTCAGCCCTGTGGGTCTGAAACCGCCATCTCGCTGCTGGCCGCGGCGGTGCGCTGCGGGACGACCCGTTTGATCGATCATGTCTTCCTGATGACTCGCCAGCCTCTCGTTGCCATTGATGGCCCGGCCGGTGCCGGGAAAAGCACCGTTACCCGGGCTTTTGCTGAGCGGTTGGGGCTGGTCTACCTCGATACCGGCGCGATGTACCGGTCGGTGACCTGGTTGGTGCAACAAAACGGTGTGGACCCCCTGGATGCGACGTCCATTGAGGCTCTCCTGAACGCCTTGGATCTTCAGCTGCGGTCGCTGCCCGGTGGCGGCCAGCAGGTGTTGGTGAACGGGCAGGACGTGAGCGACGCGATTCGCTCCCCTGAAGTCACAGCGTCGGTCTCGGCTGTGGCGGCTCACCGCTGCGTGAGGCAAGCACTGACGGCACAGCAGAAGGCGATGGGTGCCAAGGGTGGCTTGGTGGCGGAAGGTCGCGACATCGGCACGGCTGTTTTTCCGGATGCTGATCTAAAGGTGTTTCTGACGGCCACGGTGGGCGAGCGCGCCCGGCGTCGAGCCCTTGATCTTGAGCAGCGGGGTTTCCCGGTGCCTGAGCGATCTGAGCTCGAGGCACAGATCGCCGAACGGGACCATCTCGATAGCACCCGCGAGGAAGCCCCCTTGGTACAGGCAGAGGATGCCGTGGAGCTCGTCACCGATGGCATGAGCATTGCGGCTGTGGTCGACGCCCTGGTGACGGAGTTTCGGTCTCGAGTGGCCGAAGAAGCCTGGCCTACGCCGGCGGGCTGA
- a CDS encoding low molecular weight protein-tyrosine-phosphatase, which produces MTQKLLFVCLGNICRSPAAEGVFLHLLQERGLSDQFVVDSAGTGGWHVGNPADRRMQGAAHRRGIQLPSRARQISLDDFSSFDLVLTMDDDNLTAVQGLAREAGQRATATIKPMLSYARSFSETEVPDPYYGGEAGFEHVLDLLEDACSNLLDELSPPA; this is translated from the coding sequence ATGACCCAAAAACTGTTGTTCGTCTGCCTTGGCAATATCTGCCGCTCTCCAGCAGCCGAAGGCGTGTTTCTGCATCTGCTGCAGGAACGTGGTCTCAGCGATCAATTCGTGGTGGATTCCGCCGGAACAGGCGGATGGCATGTGGGCAATCCGGCGGACCGACGCATGCAGGGAGCGGCCCACCGCCGTGGCATTCAGCTGCCCAGCCGCGCACGACAGATCAGCCTCGACGATTTCTCGAGTTTCGATCTGGTGCTGACCATGGACGACGACAATCTCACCGCCGTGCAAGGACTGGCCAGGGAAGCTGGCCAAAGGGCAACAGCCACCATCAAACCGATGCTCAGCTACGCCCGCAGCTTCTCTGAAACAGAGGTTCCAGATCCCTATTACGGAGGCGAAGCGGGCTTCGAGCATGTGCTCGACCTGCTCGAGGATGCCTGTTCCAACCTGCTCGACGAGCTCAGCCCGCCGGCGTAG